Genomic window (Allostreptomyces psammosilenae):
TCACCACGAAGTCGGTCAGCGCCGGGGAGTAGACCGCGCCGCCCGCGCTCGGGCCCATGATCAGGGAGATCTGCGGCACCACGCCGGAGGCGTGCACGTTGCGCACGAAGATCTCGCCGAACATGGCGAGGGCGTCCACGCCCTCCTGGATGCGGGCGCCGCCGCCGTCGTTGATGCCGATGACCGGGCGGCCGGTGCGGACCGCGAAGTCCATGATCTTGGTGATCTTCTGGCCGTTGGCCTCGCTCAGGCTGCCGCCGAAGACCGTGAAGTCCTGGGCGTAGACGCACACCTCGCGGCCGTCCACGGTGCCGTAGCCGGTGACCACGCCGTCACCGAGAGGGCGGTTCTTCTCGGTGCCGAAGTTGTGGGAGCGGTGTCGCTTGAGGGCGTCGAGTTCGACGAACGAGCCCTCGTCCAGGAGCATGTCGATGCGCTCGCGAGCGGTCAGCTTGCCCTTGGCGTGCTGCTTCTCCTCGGCGCGGGCGGACCCCGCGCGGACGGCCTCGTCCATCCGGCGCCGCAGGTCCGCGAGCTTGCCCGCGGTGGTGTGGATGTCGATGTCCGGGTCGGGCATCCCGCGTCTCTCCTGTCCGTTCCTCGACGTTTCGCCACCGAGCCAGCGTGTGTCCCGGCGGGCTCTCATCCTGCCGGATCTTGGGACTGGCCACAGTGTCGTGCCGGTCCCGCACTGGTCGGCGCCCTTTGTGAGGAACCCACAACAGCGTGCCGTGAGCGAGATCCACTCGGGTCCCGCTCGAGGACCGCGCCCCGCCGCTCGGCGGCTGGTCAGCCCGGCCGGCCGGCCGGCGAGCTGTATCCGCCGCCGGCCGCGCGGACGTGCACCACGTCCCCGGCGGAGACGGTGTGGTCGCCGGCGGGGGTGGCGACCACCAGGTGGCCGTCGGCGTCCACCCGGCGGGCGGTGCCGGTGAGCCGCCGTCCGCCGGGCAGCTCCACGTCGACCTCCCGGCCGAGCGTGGCGCAGCGGTCGGTGTAGGCGGCGATGAGCCCGCTGGCGGCCGGGTCGCCGCCGGTGGCGCGCCACTGGCGGTAGTGGCCGGCCAGGCGGCGCAGCAGGGCGGTGACCAGCGGCGCGCGGTCCGGGTGGGGGACGCCGGCCAGGGTGAGGGAGGTGGCGGTGGGCACCGGCAGCTCGTCGGCGGTCAGCGAGACGTTGACGCCGATGCCGACGACGACCGCGTCCTCGTGGCGCTCGACCAGGATGCCGCCGAGCTTGCGTTCGGTGCCGTCGGGCGCGCGCAGCAGCAGGTCGTTGGGCCACTTCAGGGCCACGTCGCGGTCGGCGGTGGCGCTGATCGCCTCGGCGGCGGCGACGCCGGTCAGCAGCGGCAGCCAGCCCCAGGCGTCCACCGGCACCGGTTCGGTGGCGGCGCTGCCGTCGAGGTCGGGGCGGTCGGCGCGGGCGCCGGGGCGCAGCAGGGCGGAGAGGAAGACGCCGGAGCGGGGCGGCGCGGTCCAGGCGCGGCCGAGCCGGCCGCGTCCGGCGGTCTGCTGTTCGGCGAGGAGCACGAGTCCCTCGGGCGCGCCGGCGGCGGCGCGGGCGCGCAGGACGGCGTTGGTGGAGTCGGTGACCGGCAGGACCTCCAGGTCGTGCCAGGGGTTCGCCGGGTCCCGGGCGAGTGCCCGGTTCAGCGCGGCGGCGTCCAGCGGGGGGCGCTCCAGATCGGTCCAGGGGGTGCGTGGTGTGGTCACCCGTCCAACCTAGTGCCGGGCGGGGGTGCCGGGCGGGGTGCGGCGGCGGGTGTGTGCTCCTCCTGCTCCTGCCCGAGCGTTCGACGGCCCGCCCACCGGGCGTAGTGTGGGTCACACCTGCCGCGTTCGCCCGCGGCGGCCCCGGCCGGGCAACGTCCGCCACCCGGTGAGCGCGGGAAGACGAGGCGACGAGTCGAGATGGGGGAGTGCATGGAGGGTGAGGACCGGGGGCGCCGTTCCCCTCAGGCGCGCCCGCCGGAGCCCGGATCGGCCGAGGGGGCCGGCCGGGGCCCCACTCCCGCCGCGGGGGCCGCGGGCGGTGGTCCGGTGGCCC
Coding sequences:
- a CDS encoding biotin--[acetyl-CoA-carboxylase] ligase is translated as MTTPRTPWTDLERPPLDAAALNRALARDPANPWHDLEVLPVTDSTNAVLRARAAAGAPEGLVLLAEQQTAGRGRLGRAWTAPPRSGVFLSALLRPGARADRPDLDGSAATEPVPVDAWGWLPLLTGVAAAEAISATADRDVALKWPNDLLLRAPDGTERKLGGILVERHEDAVVVGIGVNVSLTADELPVPTATSLTLAGVPHPDRAPLVTALLRRLAGHYRQWRATGGDPAASGLIAAYTDRCATLGREVDVELPGGRRLTGTARRVDADGHLVVATPAGDHTVSAGDVVHVRAAGGGYSSPAGRPG